In a genomic window of Scyliorhinus torazame isolate Kashiwa2021f chromosome 5, sScyTor2.1, whole genome shotgun sequence:
- the LOC140422177 gene encoding uncharacterized protein, producing the protein MEKRWQCGDCGKGFRFPSVLETHRRSHTGERPFTCSTCGKGFALLSNLHTHQSVHVREKPFTCPMCGKGFALLSNLHRHQPVHDTERLFTCSTCGKGFSYSSQLLTHQQIHTEERPFSCSHCTKRFRTSAYLLTHQRIHTGERPFTCSDCGTGFTRLSNLQAHQRVHTGERPFTCSQCGTAFTQLSHLQVHQRIHTGEKPFTCSVCGKEFIQLHNLQAHQRVHTGERPFTCSQCGIGFTQLSHLQAHQQIHTGERPFPCTVCGKEFTKLPNLQAHQRVHTGKRPFTCSVCGKGFAQLATLQAHQCLHTGERPFSCTVCEKGFTRSTYLVRHQQVHE; encoded by the coding sequence atggagaaacggtggcaATGTGGggactgcgggaagggattcagattcccatctgtactggaaactcatcggcgcagtcacactggagagaggcctttcacctgctccacatgtgggaagggatttgcgctGTTATCCAACctgcacacacaccagtcagtccacgtcagggagaagccattcacctgccccatgtgtgggaagggatttgctctgtTATCCAACCTACACAGGCACCAGCCAGTCCACGACAcggagaggctattcacctgctccacgtgcgGAAAGGGGTTCAGTtattcatcccaactgctgacacaccaacaaattcacactgaggagagaccgtttagctgctctcactgcacaaagaggtttcgaaCCTCAGCCTATTTGCTgacgcaccagcgaattcacactggggagaggccattcacctgctctgattgtgggacaggattcactcggttatccaacctgcaggcacatcagcgagttcacactggggagaggccattcacctgctctcagtgtgggacagcattcactcagttatcccacctacaggtacaccagcgaattcacactggggagaagccgttcacctgcagtGTGTGTGGAAAGGAATTCATTCAGTTAcacaacctgcaggcacaccagcgagttcacactggggagaggccattcacctgctctcagtgtgggataggattcactcagttatcccacctacaggcacaccaacaaattcacaccggggagaggccgttcccctGTACTGTGTGTGGAAAGGAATTCACTAAGTTACCcaatctgcaggcacaccagcgagttcacactgggaagaggccattcacctgctcggtctgtgggaagggattcgctcagttagccACGTTGCAGGCACACCAGTGTCTTcataccggggagaggccattcagctgcaccgtgtgtgagaaaggattcactcggtcaacATACCTGGTGAGGCACCAGCAAGTTCAtgagtga